The following nucleotide sequence is from Staphylococcus chromogenes.
AAATCAAATTTACATTACACGTTTAAAAGAAATCTTGCTCGTCAATTTGCAAGAGCGGGCGATACCTTTTGAGTACAATGGCTCAATGATTGAAAGCTCAAATCATATTGTGAACTTATACTTTCCATTTGTAGATGTAGAAACGTTACTTACATTGTTAGATATTGCAGGAGTTTATGTATCCTCTGGTTCAGCTTGTACGGCAGGGTCAACAATTCCGTCTCATGTCTTATCTGCGATGTATGGAGAAGAAAATCCTAAAGTCAATCATTCAATAAGAATTAGTCTAAATGAAAATGTCACTGAAAGAGAAATTCAAACGATTGTCGTCGAACTGCAAAAAATATATTTGAAATTTAAGGAGGAATCACTTTGAGTAATGAAAACACACGTGTCGTTGTGGGAATGTCAGGAGGTGTAGACAGTTCTGTAACTGCACAATTGTTAAAAGAACAAGGTTATGACGTCATTGGGATTTTTATGAAAAACTGGGACGATACGGATGAAAACGGCGTATGTACAGCAACAGAAGATTATAATGATGTCATCGCGGTATGTAATCAAATAGGAATCCCTTATTATGCTGTTAATTTTGAACAAGCCTATTGGGATAAAGTATTTACCTATTTTTTAGATGAGTACAAAAAAGGACGCACACCTAATCCAGATGTAATGTGTAATAAAGAAATTAAATTTAAAGCCTTCTTAGAACATGCTTTAAAATTAGGTGCAGACTATGTGGCTACAGGTCATTATGCAAGAGTAAGAAGAGACGACCAAGGCCATGTGGAAATGTTACGTGGGGTGGATAATAACAAAGACCAAACGTATTTCTTAAATCAACTTACACATGCGCAATTGCAAAAAGTAATGTTTCCAATTGGTGATATAGAGAAATCACAAGTCCGTAAAATTGCAGCAAAGCATAATTTAGCCACTGCCAAAAAGAAAGATTCAACAGGAATTTGTTTTATAGGTGAACGAAATTTCAAAGACTTTTTATCTCAATACTTACCTGCACAATCGGGTGAAATGCGCACTTTGAATGGTGAGCTCAAAGGAAAACATGCGGGATTAATGTATTATACTATTGGCCAACGTCATGGTTTAGGCATTGGTGGCGATGGTGATCCTTGGTTTGTCGTAGGTAAAAATTTGAAAGAAAATGTGTTGTATGTAGAGCAAGGATTTCATCACGAAGCACTTTATAGTGACTATTTAATTGCCTCAGATGTTTCCTTTGTAAATCCTACTGACTTAGCAGAACCCCTGAAATGTACTGCAAAATTTAGATATCGCCAAAAAGATACAGGTGTTACAGTTTCACACGTAGATGATCATTCAATCAAAGTTACATTTGATGAACCTGTTAGAGCGATTACTCCAGGCCAAGCTGTCGTGTTTTACGATGGCGAAGTTTGTCTTGGTGGGGCAACGATTGACGACGTTTATAAGCAGTCCGGTAAATTGAGTTATATTATTTAATGTGTCAAAAAAGGAGTCAAAAATGAAACAAACAGAAATACATCAATTGATTCAACAAGGCCAATTTGAGAAAGCCTTACAAGCTTGTTTTAATAACATCGAAGCGCATCCTGACCAAGTGGAAAACTATATCAATTCCGGTATTTTACTTTCTGAGGCTGGAGAAATTGAAAAAGCAGAAAAATTTTTCCAACGTGCATTGACACTTAATCCTGATAATGGCGTTATTTATTACAATTTTGCCAATGTTTATTTTAACGAAGGACGTTTTCAAGAAGCCATTAAATTATATCAAACAGCGATTCAAAAAGGATTAGAAAATAAAGATATTAACTATATGGTCGGAATGTCTTTTTATCAATTAGACGCAAAAAAACAAGCTTTACCATATTTAATGAGAGCTGCCGAACTTGACAAAGATTTCAAAGACTTAGACGTACAGTTCCAATATGGATTACTATTATGTGAATTAGAAATGTTTCAAGAAGCGATGCCAATATTAAAACAAATATTAAAAAAAGATGGAAAACATGCCGACGCACAGTATAATCTGACACTGGCAAAATATATGGTTAATGAAAATGTTGAAGAAGCAATACAAGGATTTTCTTTAGCAACTGAAATGGACCCCAAACATATGTTAAGCCATCATGCATTAAAAACGTTTAAAAAGATTCAATCTGAAGAGGAGGCATAACTGTGGAAAACCCAACACTATTTGAGCAGTCGTATGTTAAAGGGAATATTGATGTCATTTTATTTCAAAATAACGACAATTATTACACAGTGCTCAAAGTTGAAGTTGAGGATTCTAATGAGGACTTTGATACGACGGCGACGATAGTTGGGTTTTTTCCAAATATTGTTGAAGGTGAAACTTATACGTTCAAGGGGCAAATCACTGATCACCCTAAGTATGGGAAACAACTAAAAGCTGAAACGTTCCAGAAAGTGCTTCCGCAAACGAGAGAAGCGGTAATTCAATATTTATCAAGTGGGCTTTTCAAGGGCGTTGGTAAAAAAACTGCAGAATCCATTGTAGATACGTTAGGTGAAAATGCAATTCAGTCGATTCTTAAAGATGCATCTGTTCTTGAAAAGGTGCCCAAATTGTCAAAAACAAAGCAATCGCAAATCGCAGACCAAGTTTTTCAAAATCAAGAAAGCGAACAAATTATGGTGCGTCTGAATGAATTAGGGTTTGGTGCAAAACTTGCGATGGATATTTACAAGTTTTATAAAAGTGATACTTTAGACATTCTCAATCAAAATCCCTACCAACTTGTTTATGATATACGAGGCGTGGGCTTTCAAAAAGCAGACCAATTGGCAAATCAAATGGGCATTTCAGAACATCACCCCAATCGCTTAAAAGCAGGCATTCAATTTGTCGTTGAAGACACCTGTATTAAACAGGGACACACGTACTTGCCTAAGGAAACTTTAGTGACTGAGTCATTGCAACTTCTTTCAAAAAATAGTCAGGTGCCTATTGACACCACTTTAATTGAAGAAGTGTTAACTCAACTTGTAGAAGAAAACCGTCTCGTTGATGATCACGAAAATATTGCAATTCCTAGCCTTTATTATTCAGAATTAAAGAGTGCTCAAAATATTTATAAAATGATGCAACAACAACTACACCTCGAAGTGTTTGATCAATCGGATATTCAGATGCATATTGGTGAAATCGAGCAAACAAATAGTGTGTCATATGCCGAGGCACAAAAAGAGGCGTTAGAAGCCGCTATGAAGCATCAAATAATGATTTTGACAGGTGGGCCTGGTACAGGTAAAACCACTGTAATAAAAGGGATTGTTTATCTGTATGCTGCTTTACACGGGATTTCTTTAGATTACGATGACTATACCGAAGAAGATTATCCTATTGTTTTAGCAGCACCGACGGGTCGGGCTTCGAAACGACTACACGATGCGACTGGCTTGGAGGCTATGACCATTCACCGTCTAATTGGTTGGAATCAAGAAACCAAACCTGAAGATATATTGGATAATGAAATTTCTGCCAAACTTATTATTATAGATGAAATGTCAATGGTCGATACTTGGTTGTTTCACCAATTTATGGCAGCAGTTCCTAATGATGCACAAGTTGTTTTGGTAGGTGATGAAGATCAACTCCCATCTGTTGGGCCTGGGCAAGTGTTTAAAGATTTAATTGCCTCAAAAACACTCCCACGTATCAATTTAACAGAAGTTTATCGTCAGCAGGATGGTTCAAGTATCATTGCGCTTGCGCATCGTATGAAATCAGGTCAATCTGTTGATATTACTGAACGGTTTCATGATCGTTCATTCATCCCTTGTCATGTCGATCAAATACCAGAAGTGGTACGTAAAGTGGTAACAAATGCAGTTTCAAAAGGCTATGATATGTCTGATATACAAGTATTAGCTCCGATGTACCGAGGAAATGCAGGGATTCATCGATTGAATAAAGTGCTTCAAGAAATACTGAACCCTTTGGATACATCTGAGCAACGCGAAATTCAGTTTGGTGATGTCTTGTTTCGAAAAGGCGATAAGGTATTACAACTTGTCAATCGTCCGAATGACAATGTATTTAATGGCGACATCGGAGTTATTGTAGGTATTTTTTGGGCTAAGGAAAATGCGCTAAACAAAGACGTCGTTGTCGTGGACTATGAAGGCAATGAAATTACTTATTTAAAATCAGATTTAACCGAGTTGACACATGCCTATTGCACATCAATTCATAAAGCACAAGGTTCAGAATTCCCGATAGTCATTATGCCTATTGTCAAACAATATTATAGAATGTTGCAAAAACCCATTTTATATACGGGTCTCACACGTGCGAAGCAATCATTAGTGTTTTTAGGAGACGCGGATGCATTTAATCTCGGATTAAAAACAGAAGGCCAAGTAAGATTAACTCGTGAAAAAAGCTTTTTAGAACAATACTTTTCTACAGAAGAAGTACAAAATGAAAATGTTGAACTTACAGAAGCCACTATGTTTCAAATTAATCCTATGATTAATATGGAGAATGTGACGCCTTACGATTTTTTAGAAATTGACAACGCTGAAAAGGCTTAATATAATAGACTTAATTCAATATATAACTGAGTAGATGGCTAATTCATTTCACAGAGACGTACTATTGCTGAGATGTACGAATGAATCCATTGAACGCTACTATATATTTATAACGTGAATAGCATTAAAGTGATGATAATTTTTATCATAACTAGGGTGGTACCGCGAGACATTCGTCCCTTTTGAGAGACGAATGTCTTTATTTTGTTTAGGAGTTGATTTGAGATGAAAACATTAAAAGCTAGTGAAATACGTCAGATGTTTATTGACTTTTTTGTTGAAAAAGAACATATGGTAGAACCGTCAGCACCTCTTGTGCCTATTGATGACGATTCATTATTATGGATTAATTCAGGTGTCGCAACATTAAAGAAATATTTCGATGGACGTGAAGTACCAAAAAAACCAAGAATTGTAAATGCACAAAAATCCATACGAACAAACGATATCGAAAATGTTGGGTTTACAGCGCGTCACCATACTTTTTTTGAAATGTTAGGCAACTTTTCCATTGGAGATTATTTCAAACGTGAGGCCGTTGCTTTCGCTTGGGAATTCTTAACGAGCGAAAGATGGATGGCAATGGAAACTGATCGTCTTTACGTTACAATTCATCCTGAAGACACTGAAGCCTATCAATTATGGCATGATGAAATTGGATTAAGCGAAGATCGCATTATACGTATTGAAGGTAACTTTTGGGATATTGGGGAAGGACCTTCTGGACCTAATACTGAAATTTTTTATGATCGTGGCGAAGACTATGGTAAAGATGATCCAGCTGAAGAGATGTACCCTGGCGGGGAAAATGAACGCTATTTAGAAGTATGGAATTTAGTTTTCAGTGAATATAATCATAATAAAGACCATTCTTACACACCCCTACCAAGTAAAAACATTGATACGGGCATGGGTCTTGAACGTATGGCCTCCATTTCACAAAATGTGCGTACCAATTATGAGACCGACCTATTCATGCCGATTATGAAAGAAGTTGAACAAATTTCTGGTCAACGTTATTTAGAAAATCCAACACATGATGTTGCCTTTAAAGTGATTGCCGATCACATTAGAACAATTGCTTTTGCTATATCTGATGGTGCATTACCAGCGAATGAAGGCCGAGGCTATGTCTTACGCCGTTTACTTCGTCGTGCTGTACGTTTTAGCCAAACATTAAATATTAATGAACCCTTTTTATACCGTTTAGTTGATATCGTAGCTACTATTATGGAACCTTATTATCCAAATGTTAAAGAAAACGAAGCGTTTATTGCACGTGTTGTTAAATCAGAAGAAGAACGGTTTCATGAAACTTTAGAAGAAGGGTTGACAATTTTAAATCAACTTATTGAAAAAGCAAAAGATTCAAATCGTATAATTGACGGCTCTGATGCATTTAAACTCTATGACACTTATGGTTTTCCAATTGAATTAACAGAAGAAATCACACGTGATGCAGGTTTAACTATCGATATGGAAAGCTTTAATACTCATATGGATGCACAACGAGAACGTGCAAGAAAAGCAAGACAAAATAGTCAATCTATGCAAGTACAAAACGATGTGCTTAAGTCTATTCATACAGAAAGTATTTTTGTCGGCTATGATACATTACAATCTGAAAGTACCCTCACAGATATCCTTTTAAATGGTGAGCGTACAAATGAAGCAAACGCGGAAGAAACAATTCATTTTGTTATGGACAAGACTCCATTTTATGCTGTAAGTGGGGGACAAATTGCTGATAAAGGGACAATCACAAATGACCATTTTGAAATAGAAGTTACAGAAGTTATTAAAGCGCCTAATGGTCAACACTTGCATACAGGCTATATTAAATTTGGACAGGTAAGCGAAGGGGCACAAGTTCACGCTTCAGTTGATGCAAATGCGCGTAAAGCCATTATGAAAAATCACAGTGCAACCCACTTACTCCATGCTGCATTAAAACAAGTTCTTGGCTCACACGTTAATCAAGCAGGATCATTGGTCGACAGTCATCGCTTACGTTTTGATTTTTCACACATCGCACCAATGACTAATGAAGAACTACAACTTGTAGAGCAAC
It contains:
- the alaS gene encoding alanine--tRNA ligase — protein: MKTLKASEIRQMFIDFFVEKEHMVEPSAPLVPIDDDSLLWINSGVATLKKYFDGREVPKKPRIVNAQKSIRTNDIENVGFTARHHTFFEMLGNFSIGDYFKREAVAFAWEFLTSERWMAMETDRLYVTIHPEDTEAYQLWHDEIGLSEDRIIRIEGNFWDIGEGPSGPNTEIFYDRGEDYGKDDPAEEMYPGGENERYLEVWNLVFSEYNHNKDHSYTPLPSKNIDTGMGLERMASISQNVRTNYETDLFMPIMKEVEQISGQRYLENPTHDVAFKVIADHIRTIAFAISDGALPANEGRGYVLRRLLRRAVRFSQTLNINEPFLYRLVDIVATIMEPYYPNVKENEAFIARVVKSEEERFHETLEEGLTILNQLIEKAKDSNRIIDGSDAFKLYDTYGFPIELTEEITRDAGLTIDMESFNTHMDAQRERARKARQNSQSMQVQNDVLKSIHTESIFVGYDTLQSESTLTDILLNGERTNEANAEETIHFVMDKTPFYAVSGGQIADKGTITNDHFEIEVTEVIKAPNGQHLHTGYIKFGQVSEGAQVHASVDANARKAIMKNHSATHLLHAALKQVLGSHVNQAGSLVDSHRLRFDFSHIAPMTNEELQLVEQRVNEEIWQSVNVEIKEMGIDDAKKEGAMALFGEKYGDIVRVVDMGPFSKELCGGTHVKNTSEIGLFKITSESGTGAGVRRIEAVTGQQAFLYLEKYLERFNQIKDSVKAKSDDQVYEKVTQLQEHEKSLQQTLELKNKEINHLKMGNLEDKVELINHIPVLISEVNVDNAKAIRSTMDDFKSRIQETVIILASEVDGKVSLIATVPKSLTGKIKAGDIIKEMAPIVGGKGGGRPDMAQGGGTEPEKITTALQFIKDYIKTI
- a CDS encoding tetratricopeptide repeat protein, with the translated sequence MKQTEIHQLIQQGQFEKALQACFNNIEAHPDQVENYINSGILLSEAGEIEKAEKFFQRALTLNPDNGVIYYNFANVYFNEGRFQEAIKLYQTAIQKGLENKDINYMVGMSFYQLDAKKQALPYLMRAAELDKDFKDLDVQFQYGLLLCELEMFQEAMPILKQILKKDGKHADAQYNLTLAKYMVNENVEEAIQGFSLATEMDPKHMLSHHALKTFKKIQSEEEA
- a CDS encoding ATP-dependent RecD-like DNA helicase encodes the protein MENPTLFEQSYVKGNIDVILFQNNDNYYTVLKVEVEDSNEDFDTTATIVGFFPNIVEGETYTFKGQITDHPKYGKQLKAETFQKVLPQTREAVIQYLSSGLFKGVGKKTAESIVDTLGENAIQSILKDASVLEKVPKLSKTKQSQIADQVFQNQESEQIMVRLNELGFGAKLAMDIYKFYKSDTLDILNQNPYQLVYDIRGVGFQKADQLANQMGISEHHPNRLKAGIQFVVEDTCIKQGHTYLPKETLVTESLQLLSKNSQVPIDTTLIEEVLTQLVEENRLVDDHENIAIPSLYYSELKSAQNIYKMMQQQLHLEVFDQSDIQMHIGEIEQTNSVSYAEAQKEALEAAMKHQIMILTGGPGTGKTTVIKGIVYLYAALHGISLDYDDYTEEDYPIVLAAPTGRASKRLHDATGLEAMTIHRLIGWNQETKPEDILDNEISAKLIIIDEMSMVDTWLFHQFMAAVPNDAQVVLVGDEDQLPSVGPGQVFKDLIASKTLPRINLTEVYRQQDGSSIIALAHRMKSGQSVDITERFHDRSFIPCHVDQIPEVVRKVVTNAVSKGYDMSDIQVLAPMYRGNAGIHRLNKVLQEILNPLDTSEQREIQFGDVLFRKGDKVLQLVNRPNDNVFNGDIGVIVGIFWAKENALNKDVVVVDYEGNEITYLKSDLTELTHAYCTSIHKAQGSEFPIVIMPIVKQYYRMLQKPILYTGLTRAKQSLVFLGDADAFNLGLKTEGQVRLTREKSFLEQYFSTEEVQNENVELTEATMFQINPMINMENVTPYDFLEIDNAEKA
- the mnmA gene encoding tRNA 2-thiouridine(34) synthase MnmA codes for the protein MSNENTRVVVGMSGGVDSSVTAQLLKEQGYDVIGIFMKNWDDTDENGVCTATEDYNDVIAVCNQIGIPYYAVNFEQAYWDKVFTYFLDEYKKGRTPNPDVMCNKEIKFKAFLEHALKLGADYVATGHYARVRRDDQGHVEMLRGVDNNKDQTYFLNQLTHAQLQKVMFPIGDIEKSQVRKIAAKHNLATAKKKDSTGICFIGERNFKDFLSQYLPAQSGEMRTLNGELKGKHAGLMYYTIGQRHGLGIGGDGDPWFVVGKNLKENVLYVEQGFHHEALYSDYLIASDVSFVNPTDLAEPLKCTAKFRYRQKDTGVTVSHVDDHSIKVTFDEPVRAITPGQAVVFYDGEVCLGGATIDDVYKQSGKLSYII